From a single Brassica napus cultivar Da-Ae chromosome C9, Da-Ae, whole genome shotgun sequence genomic region:
- the LOC106447945 gene encoding leucine-rich repeat extensin-like protein 4: MVRKKKKGNNFKLLTVFLFLGTCLGDYGIGVGIGDGGAWVGGGGGGGKQQTNAAYSALQSWKSAITEDPSGVLKTWVGEDVCSYKGIFCSGSSVIAVDLNKANLKGNIVKDLSLLSDLTILHLNSNRFSGPIPVSFRALESLQELDLSNNRFSGSFPQATIYIPNLIYLDLRFNSFTGSVPENLFNKQLDAILLNNNQFTGEIPRNLGYSSASVINLANNKLSGEIPTSFGISGSRLKEVLFLNNQLTGCIPESVGMFSEIEVFDVSFNSLMGHVPDTISCLSEIEVLSFAHNKLSGDLPDLVCSLRNLINLTVAFNFFSGFSSECSRVSSGFDFTGNCIPGVGYQRPRPDCSVIAGGALSCLRIPAQPLTCAAILGLKVTSSP; the protein is encoded by the coding sequence atggtgaggaagaagaagaaaggcaaCAACTTTAAGCTGCTGACTGTGTTTCTGTTTCTTGGTACATGCCTTGGAGACTACGGCATTGGAGTCGGAATCGGCGACGGTGGAGCTTGGgtcggcggcggcggcggtggCGGAAAGCAACAGACAAATGCAGCTTACAGTGCTCTTCAATCCTGGAAATCCGCGATTACAGAAGATCCATCTGGTGTTCTTAAGACATGGGTTGGTGAAGATGTCTGTTCTTACAAAGGAATCTTCTGTTCCGGTTCTTCTGTAATCGCCGTCGATCTAAACAAAGCAAATCTCAAAGGCAACATCGTCAAAgacctctctcttctctcagaCTTAACCATCCTCCATCTCAACAGCAACAGATTCTCAGGCCCAATCCCAGTTTCTTTCAGAGCCTTGGAGTCTCTTCAAGAACTCGATCTCAGCAACAACAGATTCTCAGGCTCTTTCCCTCAAGCCACAATCTACATCCCTAACCTCATCTACCTCGATCTCCGGTTCAACAGTTTCACCGGTTCGGTTCCTGAGAATCTGTTCAACAAACAGTTAGACGCGATTCTCCTCAACAACAACCAATTCACCGGAGAAATCCCCCGGAATCTCGGATACTCATCCGCATCGGTGATTAATTTGGCGAATAACAAATTATCCGGCGAAATACCGACGAGTTTCGGTATATCCGGTTCGAGATTGAAGGAGGTTCTGTTCTTGAATAACCAGTTAACCGGTTGTATACCGGAATCGGTCGGGATGTTTAGCGAaattgaagtgtttgatgttaGTTTCAATTCGTTGATGGGTCATGTCCCCGACACGATCTCTTGCTTGTCGGAGATCGAAGTTTTGAGCTTCGCACATAATAAATTATCCGGGGATCTTCCTGATTTGGTTTGTTCTTTGAGGAATCTGATAAATCTCACCGTTGCTTTCAACTTCTTCTCCGGGTTTAGCTCTGAGTGCTCGAGAGTCAGCTCTGGGTTTGATTTCACCGGAAATTGTATTCCCGGCGTAGGTTATCAGCGGCCGCGGCCCGATTGTTCGGTGATTGCAGGCGGCGCTTTGAGTTGCCTTAGGATTCCGGCGCAGCCGTTAACGTGCGCTGCGATCTTGGGATTGAAGGTGACTTCATCTCcgtga
- the LOC106449232 gene encoding AP-4 complex subunit sigma-like, which produces MAIRFIIMVNKQGQTRLAQHYEWLTLEQRRALEGEIVRKCLARNDQQCSFVEHRNYKIVYRRYASLFFMVGVDDDENELAILEFIHLLVETMDKHFGNVCELDIMFHLEKAHLMLEEMVMNGCIVETSKANILSPIQLMDKAH; this is translated from the exons ATGGCAATAAGGTTCATAATAATGGTGAACAAGCAAGGCCAGACTCGTCTCGCTCAGCACTACGAATGGCTCACTCTCGAGCAACGCCGAGCTCTCGAAGGCGAGATCGTTCGTAAATGCCTCGCTCGCAACGACCAGCAG TGTTCATTTGTGGAGCATCGTAACTACAAGATCGTCTACAGACGTTACGCATCTCTGTTTTTCATGGTTGGTGTTGATGACGATGAA AACGAGCTGGCCATTCTAGAGTTCATACATCTTTTGGTTGAGACTATGGACAAGCATTTTGGAAATGTG TGTGAGCTTGACATAATGTTCCATCTGGAGAAAGCTCATTTGATGCTCGAGGAAATGGTCATGAATGGTTGCATTGTCGAGACTAGCAAGGCCAACATACTTTCACCTATACAACTCATGGACAAAGCCCATTGA